A window of the Dunckerocampus dactyliophorus isolate RoL2022-P2 chromosome 19, RoL_Ddac_1.1, whole genome shotgun sequence genome harbors these coding sequences:
- the gpatch2 gene encoding G patch domain-containing protein 2 isoform X6: MDELVHDLVSALEESSEQAARGGFGDGGDHALSVGCLLKRQARKRRGRKRRSDNPHPPWEAGHLSEGSESSVEEHKDYRASTGGVSAANSHARDNSDSDEQLGPKRRTPLMSDMGRGKRPLWPDDLGILGSTEGTRSLRRRRKVKRMAVDPPAEPEPPSTMMLAPPPVPKGRAGARPEARVAMEICGGGLAGPVGGKSRMKKRKLAPLRVGVEAADEGVVVESEEPVASPVEASKDKMELEEQKGSDEEMSDRCETSSVSNSSDGGLYTNDEGRQGTPSSCVKGDDEQSDWFYEGEPGSGSVPGGACGVAGVIPWWERDAGSEELDLTDPVFNNILTGSFPLMTTDAKRGFQARLNRLHGHQKQGGSGQEPWFSSGSRRDHGQLHWDTRPDRGHRRSCSVKTANRQTSGHLGSLCMGDVKRRRKAAPLGSTAPSAVVGENVPPIPDTNVGNRMLQSMGWSPGMGLGPEGRGITEPIRTLQRPKGAGLGFN, encoded by the exons ATGGACGAGCTGGTCCATGATCTGGTGTCAGCACTGGAGGAGAGCTCAGAGCAGGCGGCGCGGGGTGGCTTTGGCGATGGCGGCGACCACGCGTTGTCCGTGGGCTGTCTGCTGAAAAGACAGGCCCGCAAACGCAGGGGCAGGAAACGGCGCTCGGACAACCCGCACCCGCCCTGGGAGGCGGGACACCTGAGCGAAGGCTCGGAGTCCAGTGTAGAGGAACACAAG GACTACCGTGCCAGCACAGGAGGCGTGTCCGCCGCCAACAGCCATGCTCGTGACAACAGCGACTCGGACGAGCAGCTCGGCCCCAAACGGCGCACCCCCCTGATGTCCGACATGGGCAGAGGCAAGCGCCCACTGTGGCCGGACGACCTGGGCATCCTAGGCTCCACCGAGGGAACGCGCAGCCTCAGGCGACGCCGCAAGGTCAAACGCATGGCCGTGGACCCCCCTGCCGAGCCGGAGCCCCCCTCCACTATGATGCTGGCCCCTCCGCCCGTCCCCAAAGGCCGTGCGGGAGCCAGACCCGAAGCCAGGGTGGCCATGGAGATCTGCGGAGGAGGGCTGGCAGGGCCGGTGGGTGGGAAGAGCAggatgaagaagaggaagcTGGCCCCCCTTAGGGTTGGAGTGGAGGCTGCCGACGAAGGGGTGGTGGTGGAGAGCGAGGAGCCCGTGGCTTCTCCGGTGGAGGCCTCCAAGGACAAGATGGAGCTGGAGGAGCAGAAGGGGTCGGACGAGGAGATGAGTGACAGGTG tgAGACGAGCAGTGTGAGTAACAGCAGCGACGGAGGCCTCTACACCAACGATGAGGGCAGGCAAGGTACTCCCTCTTCATGTGTTAAAG GCGACGACGAGCAGAGTGACTGGTTCTACGAGGGTGAGCCCGGCTCCGGTTCGGTGCCCGGGGGCGCTTGTGGGGTGGCGGGCGTCATCCCCTGGTGGGAGAGGGACGCCGGATCAGAGGAGCTGGATCTGACGGACCCGGTCTTCAATAACATCCTCACAGGCTCCTTCCCCCTCATGACCACCGATGCCAAGAGAG GATTCCAGGCCCGACTGAACCGTCTTCACGGACACCAGAAGCAGGGCGGCAGTGGTCAAGA GCCGTGGTTCAGCTCAGGCTCCAGGCGGGACCATGGACAg TTGCACTGGGACACTCGGCCAGACAGAGGCCACCGGAGAAGCTGCTCCGTAAAAACAGCCAACAG acaGACGAGCGGCCACCTCGGCTCCCTGTGCATGGGTGACGTCAAGCGGAGGCGGAAAGCAGCCCCCCTTGGCTCCACGGCGCCCTCAG CAGTGGTTGGGGAGAACGTGCCACCCATCCCGGACACCAACGTGGGCAACCGCATGTTGCAGAGCATGGGGTGGAGCCCGGGCATGGGCCTGGGTCCAGAGGGGCGGGGAATCACCGAGCCCATCCGGACCTTACAGAGACCGAAGGGTGCAGGTCTAGGTTTCAACTGA
- the gpatch2 gene encoding G patch domain-containing protein 2 isoform X7 yields the protein MSGCCLWWLNVIPLFLAKGTQHSVALMFRAANRKTISKAGNGWHFRRTMDELVHDLVSALEESSEQAARGGFGDGGDHALSVGCLLKRQARKRRGRKRRSDNPHPPWEAGHLSEGSESSVEEHKDYRASTGGVSAANSHARDNSDSDEQLGPKRRTPLMSDMGRGKRPLWPDDLGILGSTEGTRSLRRRRKVKRMAVDPPAEPEPPSTMMLAPPPVPKGRAGARPEARVAMEICGGGLAGPVGGKSRMKKRKLAPLRVGVEAADEGVVVESEEPVASPVEASKDKMELEEQKGSDEEMSDSETSSVSNSSDGGLYTNDEGRQGDDEQSDWFYEGEPGSGSVPGGACGVAGVIPWWERDAGSEELDLTDPVFNNILTGSFPLMTTDAKRGFQARLNRLHGHQKQGGSGQEPWFSSGSRRDHGQLHWDTRPDRGHRRSCSVKTANRQTSGHLGSLCMGDVKRRRKAAPLGSTAPSVVGENVPPIPDTNVGNRMLQSMGWSPGMGLGPEGRGITEPIRTLQRPKGAGLGFN from the exons ATGTCAGGATGTTGCCTGTGGTGGCTAAATGTTATTCCATTGTTTCTGGCTAAAGGTACCCAGCATTCTGTGGCTTTAATGTTCCGTGCGGCTAACAGAAAAACCATCAGCAAAGCGGGAAACGGCTG GCACTTTCGCCGGACAATGGACGAGCTGGTCCATGATCTGGTGTCAGCACTGGAGGAGAGCTCAGAGCAGGCGGCGCGGGGTGGCTTTGGCGATGGCGGCGACCACGCGTTGTCCGTGGGCTGTCTGCTGAAAAGACAGGCCCGCAAACGCAGGGGCAGGAAACGGCGCTCGGACAACCCGCACCCGCCCTGGGAGGCGGGACACCTGAGCGAAGGCTCGGAGTCCAGTGTAGAGGAACACAAG GACTACCGTGCCAGCACAGGAGGCGTGTCCGCCGCCAACAGCCATGCTCGTGACAACAGCGACTCGGACGAGCAGCTCGGCCCCAAACGGCGCACCCCCCTGATGTCCGACATGGGCAGAGGCAAGCGCCCACTGTGGCCGGACGACCTGGGCATCCTAGGCTCCACCGAGGGAACGCGCAGCCTCAGGCGACGCCGCAAGGTCAAACGCATGGCCGTGGACCCCCCTGCCGAGCCGGAGCCCCCCTCCACTATGATGCTGGCCCCTCCGCCCGTCCCCAAAGGCCGTGCGGGAGCCAGACCCGAAGCCAGGGTGGCCATGGAGATCTGCGGAGGAGGGCTGGCAGGGCCGGTGGGTGGGAAGAGCAggatgaagaagaggaagcTGGCCCCCCTTAGGGTTGGAGTGGAGGCTGCCGACGAAGGGGTGGTGGTGGAGAGCGAGGAGCCCGTGGCTTCTCCGGTGGAGGCCTCCAAGGACAAGATGGAGCTGGAGGAGCAGAAGGGGTCGGACGAGGAGATGAGTGACAG tgAGACGAGCAGTGTGAGTAACAGCAGCGACGGAGGCCTCTACACCAACGATGAGGGCAGGCAAG GCGACGACGAGCAGAGTGACTGGTTCTACGAGGGTGAGCCCGGCTCCGGTTCGGTGCCCGGGGGCGCTTGTGGGGTGGCGGGCGTCATCCCCTGGTGGGAGAGGGACGCCGGATCAGAGGAGCTGGATCTGACGGACCCGGTCTTCAATAACATCCTCACAGGCTCCTTCCCCCTCATGACCACCGATGCCAAGAGAG GATTCCAGGCCCGACTGAACCGTCTTCACGGACACCAGAAGCAGGGCGGCAGTGGTCAAGA GCCGTGGTTCAGCTCAGGCTCCAGGCGGGACCATGGACAg TTGCACTGGGACACTCGGCCAGACAGAGGCCACCGGAGAAGCTGCTCCGTAAAAACAGCCAACAG acaGACGAGCGGCCACCTCGGCTCCCTGTGCATGGGTGACGTCAAGCGGAGGCGGAAAGCAGCCCCCCTTGGCTCCACGGCGCCCTCAG TGGTTGGGGAGAACGTGCCACCCATCCCGGACACCAACGTGGGCAACCGCATGTTGCAGAGCATGGGGTGGAGCCCGGGCATGGGCCTGGGTCCAGAGGGGCGGGGAATCACCGAGCCCATCCGGACCTTACAGAGACCGAAGGGTGCAGGTCTAGGTTTCAACTGA
- the gpatch2 gene encoding G patch domain-containing protein 2 isoform X5, translating to MSGCCLWWLNVIPLFLAKGTQHSVALMFRAANRKTISKAGNGWHFRRTMDELVHDLVSALEESSEQAARGGFGDGGDHALSVGCLLKRQARKRRGRKRRSDNPHPPWEAGHLSEGSESSVEEHKDYRASTGGVSAANSHARDNSDSDEQLGPKRRTPLMSDMGRGKRPLWPDDLGILGSTEGTRSLRRRRKVKRMAVDPPAEPEPPSTMMLAPPPVPKGRAGARPEARVAMEICGGGLAGPVGGKSRMKKRKLAPLRVGVEAADEGVVVESEEPVASPVEASKDKMELEEQKGSDEEMSDSETSSVSNSSDGGLYTNDEGRQGDDEQSDWFYEGEPGSGSVPGGACGVAGVIPWWERDAGSEELDLTDPVFNNILTGSFPLMTTDAKRGFQARLNRLHGHQKQGGSGQEPWFSSGSRRDHGQLHWDTRPDRGHRRSCSVKTANRQTSGHLGSLCMGDVKRRRKAAPLGSTAPSAVVGENVPPIPDTNVGNRMLQSMGWSPGMGLGPEGRGITEPIRTLQRPKGAGLGFN from the exons ATGTCAGGATGTTGCCTGTGGTGGCTAAATGTTATTCCATTGTTTCTGGCTAAAGGTACCCAGCATTCTGTGGCTTTAATGTTCCGTGCGGCTAACAGAAAAACCATCAGCAAAGCGGGAAACGGCTG GCACTTTCGCCGGACAATGGACGAGCTGGTCCATGATCTGGTGTCAGCACTGGAGGAGAGCTCAGAGCAGGCGGCGCGGGGTGGCTTTGGCGATGGCGGCGACCACGCGTTGTCCGTGGGCTGTCTGCTGAAAAGACAGGCCCGCAAACGCAGGGGCAGGAAACGGCGCTCGGACAACCCGCACCCGCCCTGGGAGGCGGGACACCTGAGCGAAGGCTCGGAGTCCAGTGTAGAGGAACACAAG GACTACCGTGCCAGCACAGGAGGCGTGTCCGCCGCCAACAGCCATGCTCGTGACAACAGCGACTCGGACGAGCAGCTCGGCCCCAAACGGCGCACCCCCCTGATGTCCGACATGGGCAGAGGCAAGCGCCCACTGTGGCCGGACGACCTGGGCATCCTAGGCTCCACCGAGGGAACGCGCAGCCTCAGGCGACGCCGCAAGGTCAAACGCATGGCCGTGGACCCCCCTGCCGAGCCGGAGCCCCCCTCCACTATGATGCTGGCCCCTCCGCCCGTCCCCAAAGGCCGTGCGGGAGCCAGACCCGAAGCCAGGGTGGCCATGGAGATCTGCGGAGGAGGGCTGGCAGGGCCGGTGGGTGGGAAGAGCAggatgaagaagaggaagcTGGCCCCCCTTAGGGTTGGAGTGGAGGCTGCCGACGAAGGGGTGGTGGTGGAGAGCGAGGAGCCCGTGGCTTCTCCGGTGGAGGCCTCCAAGGACAAGATGGAGCTGGAGGAGCAGAAGGGGTCGGACGAGGAGATGAGTGACAG tgAGACGAGCAGTGTGAGTAACAGCAGCGACGGAGGCCTCTACACCAACGATGAGGGCAGGCAAG GCGACGACGAGCAGAGTGACTGGTTCTACGAGGGTGAGCCCGGCTCCGGTTCGGTGCCCGGGGGCGCTTGTGGGGTGGCGGGCGTCATCCCCTGGTGGGAGAGGGACGCCGGATCAGAGGAGCTGGATCTGACGGACCCGGTCTTCAATAACATCCTCACAGGCTCCTTCCCCCTCATGACCACCGATGCCAAGAGAG GATTCCAGGCCCGACTGAACCGTCTTCACGGACACCAGAAGCAGGGCGGCAGTGGTCAAGA GCCGTGGTTCAGCTCAGGCTCCAGGCGGGACCATGGACAg TTGCACTGGGACACTCGGCCAGACAGAGGCCACCGGAGAAGCTGCTCCGTAAAAACAGCCAACAG acaGACGAGCGGCCACCTCGGCTCCCTGTGCATGGGTGACGTCAAGCGGAGGCGGAAAGCAGCCCCCCTTGGCTCCACGGCGCCCTCAG CAGTGGTTGGGGAGAACGTGCCACCCATCCCGGACACCAACGTGGGCAACCGCATGTTGCAGAGCATGGGGTGGAGCCCGGGCATGGGCCTGGGTCCAGAGGGGCGGGGAATCACCGAGCCCATCCGGACCTTACAGAGACCGAAGGGTGCAGGTCTAGGTTTCAACTGA
- the gpatch2 gene encoding G patch domain-containing protein 2 isoform X4, producing the protein MSGCCLWWLNVIPLFLAKGTQHSVALMFRAANRKTISKAGNGWHFRRTMDELVHDLVSALEESSEQAARGGFGDGGDHALSVGCLLKRQARKRRGRKRRSDNPHPPWEAGHLSEGSESSVEEHKDYRASTGGVSAANSHARDNSDSDEQLGPKRRTPLMSDMGRGKRPLWPDDLGILGSTEGTRSLRRRRKVKRMAVDPPAEPEPPSTMMLAPPPVPKGRAGARPEARVAMEICGGGLAGPVGGKSRMKKRKLAPLRVGVEAADEGVVVESEEPVASPVEASKDKMELEEQKGSDEEMSDRCETSSVSNSSDGGLYTNDEGRQGDDEQSDWFYEGEPGSGSVPGGACGVAGVIPWWERDAGSEELDLTDPVFNNILTGSFPLMTTDAKRGFQARLNRLHGHQKQGGSGQEPWFSSGSRRDHGQLHWDTRPDRGHRRSCSVKTANRQTSGHLGSLCMGDVKRRRKAAPLGSTAPSAVVGENVPPIPDTNVGNRMLQSMGWSPGMGLGPEGRGITEPIRTLQRPKGAGLGFN; encoded by the exons ATGTCAGGATGTTGCCTGTGGTGGCTAAATGTTATTCCATTGTTTCTGGCTAAAGGTACCCAGCATTCTGTGGCTTTAATGTTCCGTGCGGCTAACAGAAAAACCATCAGCAAAGCGGGAAACGGCTG GCACTTTCGCCGGACAATGGACGAGCTGGTCCATGATCTGGTGTCAGCACTGGAGGAGAGCTCAGAGCAGGCGGCGCGGGGTGGCTTTGGCGATGGCGGCGACCACGCGTTGTCCGTGGGCTGTCTGCTGAAAAGACAGGCCCGCAAACGCAGGGGCAGGAAACGGCGCTCGGACAACCCGCACCCGCCCTGGGAGGCGGGACACCTGAGCGAAGGCTCGGAGTCCAGTGTAGAGGAACACAAG GACTACCGTGCCAGCACAGGAGGCGTGTCCGCCGCCAACAGCCATGCTCGTGACAACAGCGACTCGGACGAGCAGCTCGGCCCCAAACGGCGCACCCCCCTGATGTCCGACATGGGCAGAGGCAAGCGCCCACTGTGGCCGGACGACCTGGGCATCCTAGGCTCCACCGAGGGAACGCGCAGCCTCAGGCGACGCCGCAAGGTCAAACGCATGGCCGTGGACCCCCCTGCCGAGCCGGAGCCCCCCTCCACTATGATGCTGGCCCCTCCGCCCGTCCCCAAAGGCCGTGCGGGAGCCAGACCCGAAGCCAGGGTGGCCATGGAGATCTGCGGAGGAGGGCTGGCAGGGCCGGTGGGTGGGAAGAGCAggatgaagaagaggaagcTGGCCCCCCTTAGGGTTGGAGTGGAGGCTGCCGACGAAGGGGTGGTGGTGGAGAGCGAGGAGCCCGTGGCTTCTCCGGTGGAGGCCTCCAAGGACAAGATGGAGCTGGAGGAGCAGAAGGGGTCGGACGAGGAGATGAGTGACAGGTG tgAGACGAGCAGTGTGAGTAACAGCAGCGACGGAGGCCTCTACACCAACGATGAGGGCAGGCAAG GCGACGACGAGCAGAGTGACTGGTTCTACGAGGGTGAGCCCGGCTCCGGTTCGGTGCCCGGGGGCGCTTGTGGGGTGGCGGGCGTCATCCCCTGGTGGGAGAGGGACGCCGGATCAGAGGAGCTGGATCTGACGGACCCGGTCTTCAATAACATCCTCACAGGCTCCTTCCCCCTCATGACCACCGATGCCAAGAGAG GATTCCAGGCCCGACTGAACCGTCTTCACGGACACCAGAAGCAGGGCGGCAGTGGTCAAGA GCCGTGGTTCAGCTCAGGCTCCAGGCGGGACCATGGACAg TTGCACTGGGACACTCGGCCAGACAGAGGCCACCGGAGAAGCTGCTCCGTAAAAACAGCCAACAG acaGACGAGCGGCCACCTCGGCTCCCTGTGCATGGGTGACGTCAAGCGGAGGCGGAAAGCAGCCCCCCTTGGCTCCACGGCGCCCTCAG CAGTGGTTGGGGAGAACGTGCCACCCATCCCGGACACCAACGTGGGCAACCGCATGTTGCAGAGCATGGGGTGGAGCCCGGGCATGGGCCTGGGTCCAGAGGGGCGGGGAATCACCGAGCCCATCCGGACCTTACAGAGACCGAAGGGTGCAGGTCTAGGTTTCAACTGA
- the gpatch2 gene encoding G patch domain-containing protein 2 isoform X1, whose product MSGCCLWWLNVIPLFLAKGTQHSVALMFRAANRKTISKAGNGWHFRRTMDELVHDLVSALEESSEQAARGGFGDGGDHALSVGCLLKRQARKRRGRKRRSDNPHPPWEAGHLSEGSESSVEEHKDYRASTGGVSAANSHARDNSDSDEQLGPKRRTPLMSDMGRGKRPLWPDDLGILGSTEGTRSLRRRRKVKRMAVDPPAEPEPPSTMMLAPPPVPKGRAGARPEARVAMEICGGGLAGPVGGKSRMKKRKLAPLRVGVEAADEGVVVESEEPVASPVEASKDKMELEEQKGSDEEMSDRCETSSVSNSSDGGLYTNDEGRQGTPSSCVKGDDEQSDWFYEGEPGSGSVPGGACGVAGVIPWWERDAGSEELDLTDPVFNNILTGSFPLMTTDAKRGFQARLNRLHGHQKQGGSGQEPWFSSGSRRDHGQLHWDTRPDRGHRRSCSVKTANRQTSGHLGSLCMGDVKRRRKAAPLGSTAPSAVVGENVPPIPDTNVGNRMLQSMGWSPGMGLGPEGRGITEPIRTLQRPKGAGLGFN is encoded by the exons ATGTCAGGATGTTGCCTGTGGTGGCTAAATGTTATTCCATTGTTTCTGGCTAAAGGTACCCAGCATTCTGTGGCTTTAATGTTCCGTGCGGCTAACAGAAAAACCATCAGCAAAGCGGGAAACGGCTG GCACTTTCGCCGGACAATGGACGAGCTGGTCCATGATCTGGTGTCAGCACTGGAGGAGAGCTCAGAGCAGGCGGCGCGGGGTGGCTTTGGCGATGGCGGCGACCACGCGTTGTCCGTGGGCTGTCTGCTGAAAAGACAGGCCCGCAAACGCAGGGGCAGGAAACGGCGCTCGGACAACCCGCACCCGCCCTGGGAGGCGGGACACCTGAGCGAAGGCTCGGAGTCCAGTGTAGAGGAACACAAG GACTACCGTGCCAGCACAGGAGGCGTGTCCGCCGCCAACAGCCATGCTCGTGACAACAGCGACTCGGACGAGCAGCTCGGCCCCAAACGGCGCACCCCCCTGATGTCCGACATGGGCAGAGGCAAGCGCCCACTGTGGCCGGACGACCTGGGCATCCTAGGCTCCACCGAGGGAACGCGCAGCCTCAGGCGACGCCGCAAGGTCAAACGCATGGCCGTGGACCCCCCTGCCGAGCCGGAGCCCCCCTCCACTATGATGCTGGCCCCTCCGCCCGTCCCCAAAGGCCGTGCGGGAGCCAGACCCGAAGCCAGGGTGGCCATGGAGATCTGCGGAGGAGGGCTGGCAGGGCCGGTGGGTGGGAAGAGCAggatgaagaagaggaagcTGGCCCCCCTTAGGGTTGGAGTGGAGGCTGCCGACGAAGGGGTGGTGGTGGAGAGCGAGGAGCCCGTGGCTTCTCCGGTGGAGGCCTCCAAGGACAAGATGGAGCTGGAGGAGCAGAAGGGGTCGGACGAGGAGATGAGTGACAGGTG tgAGACGAGCAGTGTGAGTAACAGCAGCGACGGAGGCCTCTACACCAACGATGAGGGCAGGCAAGGTACTCCCTCTTCATGTGTTAAAG GCGACGACGAGCAGAGTGACTGGTTCTACGAGGGTGAGCCCGGCTCCGGTTCGGTGCCCGGGGGCGCTTGTGGGGTGGCGGGCGTCATCCCCTGGTGGGAGAGGGACGCCGGATCAGAGGAGCTGGATCTGACGGACCCGGTCTTCAATAACATCCTCACAGGCTCCTTCCCCCTCATGACCACCGATGCCAAGAGAG GATTCCAGGCCCGACTGAACCGTCTTCACGGACACCAGAAGCAGGGCGGCAGTGGTCAAGA GCCGTGGTTCAGCTCAGGCTCCAGGCGGGACCATGGACAg TTGCACTGGGACACTCGGCCAGACAGAGGCCACCGGAGAAGCTGCTCCGTAAAAACAGCCAACAG acaGACGAGCGGCCACCTCGGCTCCCTGTGCATGGGTGACGTCAAGCGGAGGCGGAAAGCAGCCCCCCTTGGCTCCACGGCGCCCTCAG CAGTGGTTGGGGAGAACGTGCCACCCATCCCGGACACCAACGTGGGCAACCGCATGTTGCAGAGCATGGGGTGGAGCCCGGGCATGGGCCTGGGTCCAGAGGGGCGGGGAATCACCGAGCCCATCCGGACCTTACAGAGACCGAAGGGTGCAGGTCTAGGTTTCAACTGA
- the gpatch2 gene encoding G patch domain-containing protein 2 isoform X2 — translation MSGCCLWWLNVIPLFLAKGTQHSVALMFRAANRKTISKAGNGWHFRRTMDELVHDLVSALEESSEQAARGGFGDGGDHALSVGCLLKRQARKRRGRKRRSDNPHPPWEAGHLSEGSESSVEEHKDYRASTGGVSAANSHARDNSDSDEQLGPKRRTPLMSDMGRGKRPLWPDDLGILGSTEGTRSLRRRRKVKRMAVDPPAEPEPPSTMMLAPPPVPKGRAGARPEARVAMEICGGGLAGPVGGKSRMKKRKLAPLRVGVEAADEGVVVESEEPVASPVEASKDKMELEEQKGSDEEMSDSETSSVSNSSDGGLYTNDEGRQGTPSSCVKGDDEQSDWFYEGEPGSGSVPGGACGVAGVIPWWERDAGSEELDLTDPVFNNILTGSFPLMTTDAKRGFQARLNRLHGHQKQGGSGQEPWFSSGSRRDHGQLHWDTRPDRGHRRSCSVKTANRQTSGHLGSLCMGDVKRRRKAAPLGSTAPSAVVGENVPPIPDTNVGNRMLQSMGWSPGMGLGPEGRGITEPIRTLQRPKGAGLGFN, via the exons ATGTCAGGATGTTGCCTGTGGTGGCTAAATGTTATTCCATTGTTTCTGGCTAAAGGTACCCAGCATTCTGTGGCTTTAATGTTCCGTGCGGCTAACAGAAAAACCATCAGCAAAGCGGGAAACGGCTG GCACTTTCGCCGGACAATGGACGAGCTGGTCCATGATCTGGTGTCAGCACTGGAGGAGAGCTCAGAGCAGGCGGCGCGGGGTGGCTTTGGCGATGGCGGCGACCACGCGTTGTCCGTGGGCTGTCTGCTGAAAAGACAGGCCCGCAAACGCAGGGGCAGGAAACGGCGCTCGGACAACCCGCACCCGCCCTGGGAGGCGGGACACCTGAGCGAAGGCTCGGAGTCCAGTGTAGAGGAACACAAG GACTACCGTGCCAGCACAGGAGGCGTGTCCGCCGCCAACAGCCATGCTCGTGACAACAGCGACTCGGACGAGCAGCTCGGCCCCAAACGGCGCACCCCCCTGATGTCCGACATGGGCAGAGGCAAGCGCCCACTGTGGCCGGACGACCTGGGCATCCTAGGCTCCACCGAGGGAACGCGCAGCCTCAGGCGACGCCGCAAGGTCAAACGCATGGCCGTGGACCCCCCTGCCGAGCCGGAGCCCCCCTCCACTATGATGCTGGCCCCTCCGCCCGTCCCCAAAGGCCGTGCGGGAGCCAGACCCGAAGCCAGGGTGGCCATGGAGATCTGCGGAGGAGGGCTGGCAGGGCCGGTGGGTGGGAAGAGCAggatgaagaagaggaagcTGGCCCCCCTTAGGGTTGGAGTGGAGGCTGCCGACGAAGGGGTGGTGGTGGAGAGCGAGGAGCCCGTGGCTTCTCCGGTGGAGGCCTCCAAGGACAAGATGGAGCTGGAGGAGCAGAAGGGGTCGGACGAGGAGATGAGTGACAG tgAGACGAGCAGTGTGAGTAACAGCAGCGACGGAGGCCTCTACACCAACGATGAGGGCAGGCAAGGTACTCCCTCTTCATGTGTTAAAG GCGACGACGAGCAGAGTGACTGGTTCTACGAGGGTGAGCCCGGCTCCGGTTCGGTGCCCGGGGGCGCTTGTGGGGTGGCGGGCGTCATCCCCTGGTGGGAGAGGGACGCCGGATCAGAGGAGCTGGATCTGACGGACCCGGTCTTCAATAACATCCTCACAGGCTCCTTCCCCCTCATGACCACCGATGCCAAGAGAG GATTCCAGGCCCGACTGAACCGTCTTCACGGACACCAGAAGCAGGGCGGCAGTGGTCAAGA GCCGTGGTTCAGCTCAGGCTCCAGGCGGGACCATGGACAg TTGCACTGGGACACTCGGCCAGACAGAGGCCACCGGAGAAGCTGCTCCGTAAAAACAGCCAACAG acaGACGAGCGGCCACCTCGGCTCCCTGTGCATGGGTGACGTCAAGCGGAGGCGGAAAGCAGCCCCCCTTGGCTCCACGGCGCCCTCAG CAGTGGTTGGGGAGAACGTGCCACCCATCCCGGACACCAACGTGGGCAACCGCATGTTGCAGAGCATGGGGTGGAGCCCGGGCATGGGCCTGGGTCCAGAGGGGCGGGGAATCACCGAGCCCATCCGGACCTTACAGAGACCGAAGGGTGCAGGTCTAGGTTTCAACTGA